A genomic segment from Marmota flaviventris isolate mMarFla1 chromosome 7, mMarFla1.hap1, whole genome shotgun sequence encodes:
- the LOC139706452 gene encoding sperm motility kinase 2B-like, whose protein sequence is MSRESSERSVVRRVCRDLAASSSLEEALTGRYEPLGVVGQGSFAKVFLARHILTGTKVAVKVLRKGTGATLSWVLSELDIMKGLEHPHVVQLLEIVETPGTAYVVMEDMAGGQLGQHIPEVVGLWEDEARMLFGQVASAVGYCHAQGIAHRDVKADNVLLDAAGRAKLCDFGLACRFRAGEKLGLLCGTVAYWAPELHRREPYDGPAVDVWSLGVLLILMLTGSVPFTGASYEQAKEQVLQARYHLPFHLSDEAQSLVSWMLTLEPAHRPTLQQILGHPWLSQDGERCPSPPAELLPKRPDTSILLAMLDLGYGLQETWVSVATRQFNQAMATYLLLGHQKTRGAGCQVRLQMPGRPQVGPCPSLSIPSSLTLGPRWGVSRPAMRSWPLSACEQQQQQQQQQQQQPEELKPSGQVGSRRASLPAIMLCSLSASVPAPGPTAPLPGSSQALAPDPSSSSTAQPHAGSRTPGLTRDTARGWREVVRRMATCLARLCCCVQAPRTGSGRSNRVAPAAGGPAPPPAPAPRDPPGPAPTRGQALRRFFKNRVAPWPAPS, encoded by the coding sequence ATGTCTAGAGAGAGCAGTGAGCGTAGTGTGGTGCGGAGGGTGTGTCGGGACCTCGCGGCCAGCTCCTCCTTGGAGGAAGCCCTCACGGGCCGCTATGAGCCCCTGGGGGTCGTCGGGCAGGGCAGCTTTGCCAAGGTCTTCCTGGCCCGACACATCCTGACGGGGACGAAGGTGGCCGTGAAAGTCCTGCGAAAGGGGACGGGGGCCACCTTGTCCTGGGTCTTGTCGGAGCTGGACATCATGAAGGGCTTGGAGCACCCGCACGTGGTGCAGCTGCTGGAGATCGTGGAGACCCCCGGCACTGCCTACGTGGTGATGGAGGACATGGCTGGGGGCCAGCTGGGCCAGCACATCCCGGAGGTCGTGGGCCTGTGGGAGGACGAGGCCCGCATGCTGTTCGGGCAGGTGGCCAGCGCCGTGGGCTACTGCCACGCGCAGGGCATCGCGCACCGGGACGTGAAGGCGGACAACGTGCTGCTGGATGCCGCGGGCCGCGCCAAGCTGTGCGACTTCGGCCTGGCCTGCAGGTTCAGGGCCGGAGAgaagctgggcctgctctgcggCACCGTGGCCTACTGGGCCCCGGAGCTGCACCGGCGAGAGCCCTACGACGGCCCCGCGGTGGACGTCTGGAGCCTGGGTGTCCTCCTGATCCTCATGCTCACGGGCAGCGTCCCGTTCACCGGGGCCAGCTATGAGCAGGCCAAGGAGCAGGTGCTGCAGGCCAGGTACCACCTCCCGTTCCACCTGTCCGACGAGGCGCAGAGCCTGGTGTCCTGGATGCTGACCCTGGAGCCCGCGCACAGGCCCACGCTCCAGCAGATCCTGGGGCACCCGTGGCTGAGCCAGGATGGGGAACGCTGCCCGAGTCCTCCCGCCGAGCTGCTCCCCAAGCGCCCGGACACCTCCATCCTGCTGGCCATGCTGGACCTGGGCTACGGGCTGCAGGAGACCTGGGTGTCGGTGGCGACGCGCCAGTTCAACCAGGCCATGGCCACCTACCTCCTGCTGGGCCACCAGAAAACCCGGGGGGCGGGCTGCCAGGTGCGGCTGCAGATGCCTGGGCGGCCACAGGTGGGGCCTTGCCCGTCCCTGTCCATCCCCTCCAGCTtgactctgggcccaaggtggggcGTCAGCAGGCCGGCCATGCGCTCCTGGCCCCTCTCGGcctgtgagcagcagcagcagcagcagcagcagcagcagcagcagcctgaggaGCTCAAGCCTTcagggcaggtgggcagcaggagAGCCAGCCTGCCCGCCATCATGCTGTGCAGCCTGTCGGCCAGCGTCCCTGCTCCCGGCCCCACGGCCCCTCTGCCGGGGTCCTCCCAGGCCCTGGCACCGgatcccagctcctcctccaccgCGCAACCCCATGCTGGCTCCAGGACCCCTGGCCTGACCCGTGACACAGCCAGGGGATGGAGGGAAGTGGTCCGGAGGATGGCCACCTGTCTGGCGAGGCTGTGCTGCTGCGTGCAGGCCCCCAGGACTGGCTCCGGACGCTCCAACAGAGTGGCTCCCGCAGCTGGAGGGCCCGcgccaccaccagcaccagcacccagGGACCCCCCGGGACCTGCCCCCACCAGAGGTCAGGCCCTCAGAAGATTCTTCAAAAACAGAGTGGCTCCCTGGCCAGCGCCCAGCTGA